A stretch of DNA from Cannabis sativa cultivar Pink pepper isolate KNU-18-1 chromosome X, ASM2916894v1, whole genome shotgun sequence:
tttttaaaaacaattttttaaaaatgaaaaacaaaaaacaataccaaacatgctcttagttattttttttatttttttttgaaaagtcaGAAAAGTTTATTAAATTTAACAACAACACTCacaagataaaaaaatatagagaaGAGAAAAAGGGTTTGGGACTCaccattttttttagtttgaaaaaaaataattaaaaaaataaattatagtatAGAACCACAACCAATCAATGTTTATGTTTCTATTTTTCAGAAACCAATCAATATGTAATCCATCACTAGCAAGATCTGTTATTAGTTGTTCATTAGAGTTCGTGTTTGAACAAATTcttattcaaaaaattttaaatacttaTGTAACAGTTGATTTGATTGATTCATAAAAATTCTTCTTTCAAATATCCATCTAATTATAGCATCACAAATGCTTGTCCgaaattttttagtattttaataaGCTCTAAAATGAAATTTAACATTAACATAAGggacttctttttttttttctaattatctctgtaattatttgtaaaaatattaattattattatttttcccttcttcaagaaacaaataatatacactaaaaataagaaacaactcatgatcattgatcaaaactgtttttttttttttttgaaagcaaaCTCATGATCAAAACTTGAgatacactttttgttttattctCATAAAACCttaattttcattttgtttGGCATATGTTAGTTCATTATCTATGCACATTATTAGCTCATGTTATactatacttgattatttatgttgtttatAACCAAAAATTTCTCTTAGCTATGTCTCAATTGGGATAGTTGTTAACATTATTACCAAGAAGAACAAGATGATCACCATCTCTAACAAGTTCAATATCTTCAATTTCAGCTCCTTCTTTTGTGAACACTTTAGTGGGACATAACCCAAATTTTTTGGCACCAATATCCATTAGTTCAGAAAGTGATTCTGGCAAAAACACTAGTTTTCCACCAACTTCACCTCTTTCTGGGCAACTAATTGTGACTCTTGCTCTGTATTGGCTCATCATATTGCTGTTGTTGCTATTCACAATGCTTTGGCCTTGAATTAGTTCTCTCTCTTctgcataatttgaaaaaaaacaataaaaacattACTTCATTAGATCGAAATTGTAAGATAGAGCTTTAGGGTGTGTTTGacattgttttctgttttttattttaatactaaTAAATCGAATTTGTTGGAAAACTtaagttatgaaaataaatctAGTTTATTAATTGTAAacgtttattttttttgaatgtaTCAgaattatttgattattttcgATGATGATTCAAAATTGTGtttaaaaaatgtaaacagaaaATAACTTTTGTAGTTTTTAAAATACATGATACGTTAGgttaatattttctaaaaactatTTTCACACCTCAACAAGAACCCAACCCAAGCCGACCCAGACTCTAGACGTTGAGCTTGGACCCCAAACCCCAACTTCGGACCTAGCCTCAACGGCCCTAaacctaaacttggaccccggacccaaactcgacacCGACCCTATTGAACTCTAGATCCCAGACTCGACCCCAAACCCCAGTTTTGGACTAAATCGCCAACCCTAGACCCTAACCCCCGAACCTGGCTCCAAACCCAGATCTTGGACCCATTCCGGAACCTCGACTAGGACTaatgaagagaaaaaaatatgtaaacaaaaaaaaaatcaaactagaAAAAACAATGTTCCCGGATTTTTTTAACTcagttttcaaaatatatggCCAAACACCCACTATTGGtttttaaaatcaattttatAGAACTATAGTCAacatttttctttcattttctaCAAGTTTTGGTACTAAATCTTACATAACATAGTAACATACTTACCAACATTTGCAGCAGAAATCATACCAAGAAGCGAATTGCGAAAATTACTTGCCCTTCTTCTTCTGTTGCTATTGTTATTAGTATCACTATGAGTACTGCTATCCTGTGAGTATGGTTCCATTGCATAATCACTCTTGTGCTTTGAAAGGTCCATTGGTGTTTGATAGGGCATTGGTGATGCATTATTACTATGATCACCTCTACTTTGAAACAACTCTTTTATGTCTTCATGGCCTTGGTGATCAGCCAAAGCTCTTGGTGTCCATCCATTGTTATCCGGTTTATCGATGTTAGCTCCTTTCTCCAAAAGGAAACTCACTATTTCGGCATTTCCTTCACAAACCGCAGCGTGAAGAGCTGTGGTTCCGTCGATCTTTGGCATCGTCACATCGTAGCCATAATCAGCGAACATTCTTAGCAATTCTAAGTTGTTTTGTTCAACTAAAATGCATGCGAAACGACCGAAATCCCTAGATGGTATCTCTGCTTCATTCTCTAAGAGAAGTTTGATTATTGCTTCATTCTTTCCTTGTATTGCTTCTCCAAGAGGAACATTTCCTAGTAAATCTGTAGAGAAAATGTACTTAATTAAGAGATTGATAGCATTGTGTGTATTTATGGTAACATATGCTTATGATTATTTTACCTGTGGCATTAGGATTGGCTCCATACTCTAGTAGAAGAACTACACAATGCTCATTTCCATTAGCTGCTGCAATATGCTGTTCAAAAACAGAATAGTAATTTTCTTATTAAGAGAAGTTTTTAGTTTATAGGATAAATATCATTTCGAGACCATGTGTTTCGAAAAAATTACCTATCAAactttgttaaatgataaattaaaccttatatttttcaaaatattacaaattaatacCCTACGCTAAATTTTTCGCCAATTTTTTTCCTAATATAACTATCTTGAAATCTGTTTCTAGCATGGAccgatgaaaaaaaatatatatatatatataactggtCATAACACCTCTAAATCAAGTAATTTAACAAAAAAGTCCAATTACCATTttcaaatacaaaatttaaattactatttaacaaaataaaaagtcaaatcgataatttttacaaaataaaaggtctaaaatattatttattcttattataaacctatatatctatatctaaTCCAATTCTAATTTCCAAACATGACATTATACTACTCACCATAGCAGTTCTACCATTAACATCAGGTTCATTCGGATCTGAACCTCGATTTAGCAACCGCTGCAACAACAAATCGTCATTTCTTGTTGCAGCAAAGCACAAACTAATAGGCAAATCCATTCGGCCTCGGGCCAACATATTCTCTGTATCAGTCAGAATTTCCCCCATAAGAGGATCATTCAATTCTTTCAAATGCTGCATTGAACGACACAACATAATGAAAAACTTGagtttaaaactaaaaaacacAACACGAAGAATCGATGAAAACAGATTGTACTTTACCTGAAGAAGATTGTTGATAATAATTGTTCCATCTCCAACATTAGCTTGAACAATATTTAGAAACGATGTCCGGTTTAATCGCAGCAATTGGCTCAATCGCTTCGTTCGAACTGTAAATGGTTGCGGTCTATAACATAACAAGCCTATTTCACCAACAACATCTCCATTCTTTGCCTCACCAACTACctagaaaatattaattttgttaatatgtaCAAAATCAAGACCGAGCCTGGGCTAAGACGGGCTAGGACCCACCCAACCCAGGagcctaaaaaaatatttctcatttaaaattatacataattttaaataaaaagcctaataattttttttttcttattcaaTTTCAGGGCCGGTCTAGTACAAAATTCAATGAGAAATTAGGACAAATTTGATTGTACTTGCCTGTTCTACTCCACTTCTTTGTATGATAAGTTCCTGCCAAGAAACTAAAACCATCAAAAACTCTAATGACTCAAACTCGAAAAACACATTCAAACAAAGAAgagaaaatggtatttttagCTCTTACAACTGCACCAGTAACCAATATGTACAAGTCAGTAGGAGCTTCATTTTGTAAAATAACATCTTCCTTTGGAGGAATGTACTCTGCTTTCATCTCGGagaccttaaaaaaatatcgaAAACAACATGTGAAAATTATTTCAATTTGATTACTAATATGTTAGGATCCCACATCGACTGAGTGTGGAATCAGTTGGTAACTTAGTCGATGTGGGATTCTAACATAACACAACTGAGTAAGAATAATTACCAGTTGGAAAAGCAAATCCTTTGAGACACCGCGAAACAAGTAGACATTATCAACGAGCGAATAGAAGAGATGATGTGTGATGCTAGATCGAATGGCTTTAGGAAGGGCTTCAAGTGTCTCTTGCTGCTGCAATCCTTCTGAATCTGTTCTAAATTTCAAGCACAAATGAGCTAGCATTTGCTCTTGCAACCGCTCCGGTAACTGGTTCCTTTGTGCAAAACTTGAGGCTCCTTGAATGGTGTCTCTCTGAAATTACACATACAAATCTCTTAATAAGTTATGaataattttcattaaaaatatagCTATTTAAGTTATgggaaaatttaacaaaaaaatgttaaaaaatatgaaacaaaaaaaaaaaaacagtttaaGGTAACCAGTTACCACGTTACCTCTATAGAGTTTGGAAAGAAATACCATACTTTTGCCTAGTATAAAAACATTAGCTCTTCTATGGAGTTCATTACTATCCAAACTCGTAATTTACCGCCATCTATTTTAATGATTGGTCTCAACTCGAGAGGAATAACCGATAAAACACATAAAACTATCCATTCTGATTCTATATTTGTTCGAATAAAATGCAGTGTAATTTTCGCATAAAAGATTCCAATAAGGAAAGAGAGTTTACTCACAAATTTTCTTGTTCTAGCAGTGCCATGAACAACCAAATTGGTCATATTTCCAATAAGATATGCTTGAAGGGCTAGAATAAAGAGCATATACAAGATATCAAATACCATTTCCCCAGAATTTACAGGATGAAGATCACCATAGCCAATGGATGTGAGTGTAACTATAGACCAATAAATTGAGGTAACATATCTATCCCATAAAGTCTCTTCTTTGAAATGTTCATTGTTAATTCCAATCCATGTTCTTCCTGGATCATGGTATTGTGCTGCAAGAAAATAGAATATGCACCCAGCAAAATGGACTGTGAACAGAGTTACCTATACAAACACCacatcatatttatatatacattatcaGCCTAATAAtataacaacaaaaatatattattattattattatgtatagttAATTTTATGGAAGTTACTCACACAAATAAGCTTTGAGTATCGAACCCAAGTGTAGCTATATTTCCTGTCCTTTTCCAATCTaaaaacaatgaaaaataaatgtgagAGTTTGAATGGAGATTATAGCATTTAGAGCCTCACAATGTAcattcataatttttatttgacaTTGCTCGttatttttaatgttatttattaaattaaaatatatgaggGTCGAATATTGATAAATTCATATGATATCATCCTAATATTCTTTAGCAATACATTAACTATACCCTAATAAAGTATTATTAGGCAAAATCTCAATGAAATTCAATAGAAACTAGGAAAAGTAGATATGAGAGTATGAAAATTATAACATAATAAGTCGATTTCTTGGTATTTAGAGCCTCACAATGTATATTCATAACAACATTTCTCAACACAATAACGATTTTCAATAttacttattaaattaaaatatatgagaCACGAACAATGAGAAACTCAAATGATAATAATACACTATCTATACcgcaataaaattttattacttAAAATCCTAACAATAAAAGTAACTAATAGAAACAAGGAAAAGTAGATATGAGAGTatgaaaattataatataataagtcaCTTTCTTGTTAACTAGAGTCTCAAAATGAAACATTCATAATAACATTTCTTGACTAGACTAAAATATGTAGAACGATATGACAACTCGCATAGTATTAGGCAATCTATTATTCATCAAATCGAAGAATTGTTTATACCTGGCAAACATGGAGCTGACTCTACGAAGACGCCATAATCGGAGCATAGTGAAGTATCCATAAGTCTTAAAAGGAGAAGGTAATAATTTTTTACCCAACTCAGAAGGAATAGTTGAAACAACATCAAGAATCAACCATGTCTTGATGTACCTCTTGGCAATTAACTTAGGATTATCAATTAGGAGATAAGTACTCTTGTCCAAATAAGCAACAAAGAATGTAACAACAATATCAATACCAAAAAAACCATTGACCACGTTGTCAAGTATAGCCAGAGTCCCTTTTGGTTTGTCTAAAAACCCAAATTCAAATGGGGTTACCCATGCTGTGTAGAACACTAAAAGTACCAAAAATAATTGCCAAtttctgcaaaaaaaaaataaataaataaacaagatTTCCCATGTATAGAAACTCAATCTAAACAAAACCTATTAAGATTATCTCAAACGGTTGTACTATTTTAGGGTTATTCTTTTCACCAATTCGGTAGAGAATCTATTAACAAGACCATtaaaaaatctcacatttttattatttacattaataattaatttatcatTGAAAAaactaaggtggcgtttggtaacacttttttaatcaattttttgtttttaaaattagaaaacaaaagtattaccaaacgaTACCTAATTTATCGTATAGTAATTCAGGAAAATTActccatatattatttttttaatttttttaaaaaaaattaaggaatCTAAAGTGGTTTCTACGGTAGTTTCTATATAGGTTGTTATACGGAATTTGGTTgcgatttaagttattctgcaAAGTTTCTATGTCGaattccataaaaatataaaaaaaaaatattttaaaatgtaaaaatgaaaaaattctgaaattttattctCCCCTAACTATTTCAACATCTaagagaatttttaattcttcTTTTGTTTTTATGGTTGTGtatattgtaaaatattttaaataactacaacttacaaaataaaaaaaaaaattattaaatttttcttttagaTGATTGATGTAGGGTAGAACctttcaataatatatatttttttaaaacaaattaaaagaaaaaaaattgagtaaaaaaaacaaacaaaaagtgGTTATGCACCAAGTTggtaaaaattcaaaatttaacacCATTAATATGTAAAATTTGGTGTATCTATAGGGTGAAATGGTGTGAAAATTTTACTCAatttacataataaaataaaaagaagaatgAAACAGAGAAAAACATAGAGATGATCAAACCTGTAATGATAATTAAATGGTGAAACAATGAAAGGAGAAAGCTTTGGTCGTCGAATGTTGCGAGCAGTGGCGCCGAGAGGAGGAAGAATTCCGGTGAGACTATATTGACTGCCTTCATCTCTTGATATCTCCATTTCATTGTCATCATTTTCTTTCATCAAccatttcttattctttttcatcaGATCAAACCAATCTCATTTCACACAAACCTATATAATTCCAATATTCTTGATCTCAGAGGCGAATTCGGGTAACCATTATCGTCTGTGGTAGTAGCGACGGCAACAATGGCGGCGATAGCGAAGCAGAGAAGTACCCGAAAAACAATTCCATTTTACaatttcttcaagaagagaagaaagaaagccAATCAAGCAATCCTAATGAACAAGTCATAAACGAATGGatttaaaacaagaaaaaaaaatgaattctgTGTTCTAAATTCTAATACATTTTTTCTTCTGAATTGAATTTTTGTAAagatttagagagagaaagaattttcttttttagagagagaaaaatgAGGAGAAGCAAGGACGTGTATGAATATGATGAGAGGCTTAAACTCTTTTATATCTTTtcctaatttttcttttttgcttttaattttaaatttactttttttttgtaaacaaaataatattgaCAAAACAAACTTATTCTCATCAGAGGCGAATCGTCGGCTCGTCGGCCGTAGTGACGGCCACGGCGGCGATGATTTTTTCTTATGTATAAGTTTtgattgaatttgaaatagttTTTTTAGTATTAGACAATTCCAGCGCCTTGTAAATAGTTACCGATATTTAAATCAAGATGGAATAATTTATTCTATTCAATCtgcattattttatttatattattattttatattagttatttttaatattgatctatttaatatttattaaagagtttttttttcCACATAACTAGCAttttaacaacaaattaaataaattaaagataaaatatcaaattcaaagaaattatatataaagaaataattaattttattttagattatattatttatttttttataaataagaatataatatacatttaaTCTATCATATTTTGTGCGGATGttagatttttcaatcaaaTTCGTACAAGTATAGATTTTCGCATTTTGTGGATTGaatggattgaattgaatcgtgcgaattgaattaaattagatattttattgACACCTCGAGTCTCGTACTTAGTTATGATATCTTATGTACACATACAAATTGATACATTATAAgaaaaatgtaattttaattaattcttttttattcttaataggtttcttttattaaaaatagtTTACTATTTAACCAGTGACGAACTCAAAATTTTAGTTAAGGAGGTACTTTATTTTTTActtgataaacataatataaatgtaaaatcGGTTAAGGCATTTTGGTGTACGTCTATTTGTGTAATTTATGTgtgcaattattattattattattattattattattattattattattattattattatctttgtTTAATTAAAAGAGAGAACTTTTTGTTTGAACAAGGAAGAGAGAACCTTTTATTTGGGTCACTTTACATGATTTTGTCCGTGTTTTCAGttaatctaattatttatttagtttaaaagtGTAATATTTGTTTATAGAGTAATAGCGTGATATGtggaaatatttatatatatttagtaattatatttatatggtaAGTAAGTAGTTttgatattaatttttgttaattttgaaacaacacAAGATTGGAGATTAAAACAATGTGTAGTCTCGATTGTTTTCaggttttgtaatttttgtaaaattatttaatttctttataACACAGCTGGCTctttttgaaatatattgttttgtttttctaGTTATTCTCGTTAaatactaaataaatatataggtATAAATGAGAATAATATAAACAACAATAATTTATATGATAAGATATTATTATAtggatttaaatatataaaaaatttaggaaaaatataatttttatatataaaagatgGTTATTTAAGGGGAATATATACAAACaactattatattttatatttaaaactaTAGATAGTATAAAACTAAACATAATCTAgtacaataatatatatgtgaGCTTCTTTGGTGGACACATTACTTTTACTTAAGgcattttctatttttcattcTTTAAGAAATTGTATTCCTTTTTTTATCTGGTGTTGTACATTATATATAGTTGTAATAGACAGttcatttttaataaattttgaatattttacaatattgaaaataaagttcaaaataGTTTGTTGTACGagcacaaaataaaataaatacgtacaact
This window harbors:
- the LOC115707434 gene encoding potassium channel AKT1 isoform X1 codes for the protein MKKNKKWLMKENDDNEMEISRDEGSQYSLTGILPPLGATARNIRRPKLSPFIVSPFNYHYRNWQLFLVLLVFYTAWVTPFEFGFLDKPKGTLAILDNVVNGFFGIDIVVTFFVAYLDKSTYLLIDNPKLIAKRYIKTWLILDVVSTIPSELGKKLLPSPFKTYGYFTMLRLWRLRRVSSMFARLEKDRKYSYTWVRYSKLICVTLFTVHFAGCIFYFLAAQYHDPGRTWIGINNEHFKEETLWDRYVTSIYWSIVTLTSIGYGDLHPVNSGEMVFDILYMLFILALQAYLIGNMTNLVVHGTARTRKFRDTIQGASSFAQRNQLPERLQEQMLAHLCLKFRTDSEGLQQQETLEALPKAIRSSITHHLFYSLVDNVYLFRGVSKDLLFQLVSEMKAEYIPPKEDVILQNEAPTDLYILVTGAVELIIQRSGVEQVVGEAKNGDVVGEIGLLCYRPQPFTVRTKRLSQLLRLNRTSFLNIVQANVGDGTIIINNLLQHLKELNDPLMGEILTDTENMLARGRMDLPISLCFAATRNDDLLLQRLLNRGSDPNEPDVNGRTAMHIAAANGNEHCVVLLLEYGANPNATDLLGNVPLGEAIQGKNEAIIKLLLENEAEIPSRDFGRFACILVEQNNLELLRMFADYGYDVTMPKIDGTTALHAAVCEGNAEIVSFLLEKGANIDKPDNNGWTPRALADHQGHEDIKELFQSRGDHSNNASPMPYQTPMDLSKHKSDYAMEPYSQDSSTHSDTNNNSNRRRRASNFRNSLLGMISAANVEERELIQGQSIVNSNNSNMMSQYRARVTISCPERGEVGGKLVFLPESLSELMDIGAKKFGLCPTKVFTKEGAEIEDIELVRDGDHLVLLGNNVNNYPN
- the LOC115707434 gene encoding potassium channel AKT1 isoform X2, with the protein product MKKNKKWLMKENDDNEMEISRDEGSQYSLTGILPPLGATARNIRRPKLSPFIVSPFNYHYRNWQLFLVLLVFYTAWVTPFEFGFLDKPKGTLAILDNVVNGFFGIDIVVTFFVAYLDKSTYLLIDNPKLIAKRYIKTWLILDVVSTIPSELGKKLLPSPFKTYGYFTMLRLWRLRRVSSMFARLEKDRKYSYTWVRYSKLICVTLFTVHFAGCIFYFLAAQYHDPGRTWIGINNEHFKEETLWDRYVTSIYWSIVTLTSIGYGDLHPVNSGEMVFDILYMLFILALQAYLIGNMTNLVVHGTARTRKFRDTIQGASSFAQRNQLPERLQEQMLAHLCLKFRTDSEGLQQQETLEALPKAIRSSITHHLFYSLVDNVYLFRGVSKDLLFQLVSEMKAEYIPPKEDVILQNEAPTDLYILVTGAVELIIQRSGVEQAIGEAKNGDVVGEIGLLCYRPQPFTVRTKRLSQLLRLNRTSFLNIVQANVGDGTIIINNLLQHLKELNDPLMGEILTDTENMLARGRMDLPISLCFAATRNDDLLLQRLLNRGSDPNEPDVNGRTAMHIAAANGNEHCVVLLLEYGANPNATDLLGNVPLGEAIQGKNEAIIKLLLENEAEIPSRDFGRFACILVEQNNLELLRMFADYGYDVTMPKIDGTTALHAAVCEGNAEIVSFLLEKGANIDKPDNNGWTPRALADHQGHEDIKELFQSRGDHSNNASPMPYQTPMDLSKHKSDYAMEPYSQDSSTHSDTNNNSNRRRRASNFRNSLLGMISAANVEERELIQGQSIVNSNNSNMMSQYRARVTISCPERGEVGGKLVFLPESLSELMDIGAKKFGLCPTKVFTKEGAEIEDIELVRDGDHLVLLGNNVNNYPN